One Ostrinia nubilalis chromosome 6, ilOstNubi1.1, whole genome shotgun sequence genomic region harbors:
- the LOC135072478 gene encoding multidrug resistance-associated protein 1 isoform X3: MSYNSSLDEFCGSTFWDSNRTWHTDNPEFTPCFHKTVLVWTPCLYLWVAAFLDIYYILNSKEKNIPWNPLNITKLIVTSILIVVKFVDLGVTVHNSSQKENVVSNADYYSPIIKILTFALSATLLYYNRKYGMRASGVLFFFWLLLIIAGLPQLRSEIILHSEKEDDENVQYNFVSYMVYYPLIVLMFILNCYADLPPKDTPYSYEKNQCPESASGFPSRLTFSWFDPLALTGFRRSLTEGDLWSLNPQDSSKEVVPKFDKFWHRSLKKREISTSNGAKATYSKTSASVNFKPEHEKKPASILPALCLAFGGQFFFGALLKLFNDTLMFLSPQLLRLLIGFVGSDEPLWKGYLYAVGLMACATVQTMLLAHYFTSMYLVGMRIRTALTSAIYRKSLRLSNAARKESTVGEIVNLMSVDAQRFVELTAYLNMIWSAPLQIALALYFLWGILGPSVLAGLAVMIILIPVNGLIANRVKTLQIKQMKYKDERVKLMNEVLNGIKVLKMYAWEPSFEEQILKIRNKEMYVLKQAAYLNSATSFIWSCAPFLVSLMSFGCFVLVNDTRALDAKTAFVALSLFNILRFPLSMLPNVISNVVQTAVGIKRLNKFMNGEELDDGAVEHDPNEPNPLVIENGHFSWGEQDAEPVLKKINLNVPRGSLVAVVGAVGSGKSSLLSALLGEMNKVSGRINTTGEIAYVPQQAWIQNATLQDNILFGKPLDEHKYNNVINVCALKTDFDVLPGGDQTEIGEKGINLSGGQKQRVSLARAVYFDADNYFLDDPLSAVDSHVGKHIFDKVIGPNGLLKNKTRVWVTHNVSYLAQTDMVLVLRDGEVSEAGTYQQLLEKKGAFAEFLLHHLSDAERTSPEELDEIKQHLETKLGSEFQSKLQRARSLSESNSESDQTAAGDRSGSQKRRTESITPNELKEKSKLIETEKTETGSVKWSVYKHYLTSVGVVASIVTVLMNLILQVFQVGSNYWLAEWSNDQDMMVDGVVDKSKRDLYLGVYGGLGIGQAIASFFADLMPYLAGWRAAKIIHAVLLNNVLKTPLQFFEVTPVGRILSRFSKDMDVLDTSLPSNFADVIYCAFEVLGTLFVISFSTPIFLAVILPIGVVYYIIQRFYVATSRQLKRLESVSRSPIYSHFGESITGASTIRAYGVTNRFIEESERGVDHNQACYYPSCIANRWLAVRLEMMGNLIIFFSAIFAVLNRDDTNPGMVGLSVSYALQITQTLNWLVRMTSEVETNIVAVERIKEYAETEQEAAWNLPNGPGSTWPETGALTLQQLTLGYRAGEPALRDITCAVAPRDKLGIVGRTGAGKSTLTLGLFRIVEAMKGKIEIDGIDIASIGLHQLRSRITIIPQDPVLFSGTLRMNLDPFEAYSDDDIWRSLEHAHLKNFVKGLTAGLRHEIAEGGENLSVGQRQLVCLARALLRKTPLLVLDEATAAVDLETDELIQKTIRSEFASCTVLTIAHRLNTIMDSTKVMVLDRGQLVEYAPPQQLLQDKNSIFYGMAKDAGLVN, translated from the exons ATGTCTTACAATTCCTCGCTTGACGAGTTCTGCGGATCTACTTTTTGG GACAGCAACAGAACTTGGCACACAGATAATCCAGAGTTCACACCATGTTTTCACAAGACAGTTCTTGTATGGACACCATGCTTATATCTCTGGGTGGCAGCTTTTCTAGACATCTACTACATATTAAATAGCAAAGAGAAGAACATCCCATGGAATCCACTGAATATAACAAAGTTAATCGTCACATCCATTTTAATAGTGGTAAAATTTGTTGATTTGGGTGTCACAGTCCATAATTCATCACAAAAGGAAAATGTAGTCTCAAATGCTGATTACTACAGCCccatcataaaaatattaaccttt GCCTTATCAGCAACATTATTATACTATAACAGAAAATATGGTATGAGAGCATCTGGAGTTCTATTTTTCTTCTGGTTGCTTCTGATCATCGCAGGGCTGCCCCAGCTAAGGTCCGAAATCATATTGCACAGCGAAAAAGAGGACGATGAAAACGTTCAGTATAACTTCGTTAGCTACATGGTGTACTATCCATTAATAGTGTTAATGTTTATACTGAACTGTTACGCCGACTTGCCTCCGAAGGACACGCCTTACTCGTACGAAAAG aaccAATGTCCGGAAAGCGCGTCCGGGTTCCCAAGTCGGCTCACGTTCAGTTGGTTCGACCCGCTGGCCCTTACAGGGTTCCGTAGGAGCTTGACCGAAGGTGACTTGTGGTCACTTAATCCTCAAGATTCATCTAAAGAAGTTGTTCCCAAATTCGACAAGTTCTGGCACAGATCACTCAAAAAACGAGAAAT cagtACCAGTAATGGCGCTAAAGCAACGTATAGTAAAACTTCTGCCAGTGTTAATTTCAAGCCTGAACACGAGAAGAAACCTGCATCCATCCTACCAGCTCTCTGTCTGGCCTTTGGAGGCCAGTTCTTCTTCGGTGCTCTGCTGAAGTTGTTCAACGACACTCTAATGTTCTTATCTCCACAGCTTCTGAG ACTTTTGATCGGATTCGTAGGGAGCGACGAGCCGCTATGGAAAGGTTATCTCTACGCAGTCGGTCTCATGGCCTGCGCGACAGTCCAAACAATGCTCTTAGCGCATTATTTCACGTCTATGTACCTTGTTGGTATGAGAATAAGGACTGCTCTAACAAGCGCCATCTACAGAAAATCCCTCCGACTCTCAAACGCTGCAAGGAAAGAGTCCACCGTCGGTGAAATTGTCAATCTCATGTCCGTGGATGCGCAAAG ATTTGTGGAACTAACGGCGTATTTAAATATGATATGGTCTGCCCCGCTTCAAATAGCGCTGGCCTTGTACTTCTTGTGGGGAATCCTCGGGCCTTCCGTGCTCGCGGGGCTGGCGGTCATGATCATCCTCATCCCGGTCAACGGGCTCATTGCGAACCGCGTCAAGACGCTGCAGATCAAACAAATGAAGTACAAAGATGAGAGGGTCAAACTTATGAACGAGGTGCTCAATGGAATTAAA GTACTTAAGATGTATGCTTGGGAACCAAGTTTTGAGGagcaaatacttaaaattagaaataaagaaatgtaTGTATTAAAGCAAGCGGCATACCTTAATTCGGCGACTTCATTTATATGGTCATGCGCGCCTTTCTTG GTGTCGCTGATGTCGTTCGGGTGTTTTGTCTTGGTAAACGATACAAGAGCCTTGGACGCAAAGACAGCTTTCGTAGCGTTGTCTCTTTTCAACATACTACGTTTCCCACTTTCCATGCTGCCTAATGTTATATCGAATGTCGTGCAA ACTGCAGTGGGCATTAAAAGGTTGAACAAATTCATGAACGGAGAGGAATTAGACGACGGAGCGGTAGAACACGACCCTAATGAAC CGAACCCCCTGGTGATAGAGAACGGCCACTTCTCGTGGGGCGAGCAAGACGCCGAGCCCGTGCTCAAGAAGATCAACCTGAACGTGCCCCGCGGCTCCCTCGTGGCCGTAGTCGGCGCCGTCGGCTCCGGCAAGAGTTCGTTGCTCTCCGCCCTCCTGGGCGAGATGAACAAGGTCTCCGGACGAATTAACACTACCG gtgAAATCGCTTACGTTCCTCAACAAGCGTGGATACAAAACGCCACTCTGCAAGACAACATCCTTTTCGGCAAACCGTTGGACGAGCACAAATACAACAACGTCATCAATGTGTGCGCTCTAAAGACCGACTTTGACGTATTACCTGGAGGTGACCAGACAGAAATTGGTGAAAAGG GTATCAATTTGTCGGGCGGGCAGAAACAGCGCGTGTCGCTGGCGCGGGCCGTGTACTTCGACGCGGACAATTACTTCCTGGACGACCCGCTCAGCGCCGTCGACTCGCACGTCGGCAAGCACATATTCGATAAG GTGATCGGCCCCAACGGACTGCTCAAGAACAAGACCCGCGTGTGGGTGACGCACAACGTGTCCTACCTGGCTCAGACGGACATGGTACTGGTGCTACGAGATGGCGAGGTTTCAGAGGCCGGCACGTACCAACAGCTGCTGGAGAAGAAAGGCGCCTTCGCGGAATTCCTGCTGCATCATCTGAGTGACGCGGAAAGAACGTCGCCCGAAG AATTGGACgaaataaaacaacatcttgAAACCAAACTCGGCTCCGAGTTCCAGAGTAAACTACAAAGGGCGAGATCGTTATCAGAAAGCAATTCAGAATCGGACCAAACAGCAGCTG GCGACCGCTCCGGCAGCCAGAAGCGGCGAACAGAAAGTATTACACCTAACGAACTCAAAGAGAAGTCGAAACTTATTGAAACAGAAAAAACTGAGACCGGCAGT GTAAAATGGAGCGTGTACAAACATTACCTGACGAGCGTGGGCGTGGTGGCGTCGATCGTGACGGTGCTGATGAACCTCATCCTGCAGGTCTTCCAGGTCGGCTCCAACTACTGGCTCGCGGAGTGGTCCAACGACCAGGATATG ATGGTCGACGGTGTGGTAGATAAATCGAAACGAGATCTCTATCTCGGAGTATACGGAGGGCTCGGCATAGGACAAG CCATAGCATCGTTTTTTGCTGATTTAATGCCATATTTGGCGGGGTGGCGTGCGGCGAAGATAATCCATGCGGTCCTGTTGAACAATGTATTAAAGACGCCGTTGCAATTCTTCGAAGTGACTCCCGTGGGCAGGATACTTTCTAGATTTTCTAAAGACATGGACGTTTTGGATACGTCACTTCCCTCTAACTTTGCCGACGTGATATATTGCGCGTTCGAG GTCCTCGGGACGTTGTTCGTGATCAGTTTCTCGACGCCCATTTTCCTGGCGGTGATCCTGCCGATCGGGGTGGTGTACTACATCATCCAGCGGTTCTACGTGGCCACCTCGCGGCAGCTCAAGCGTTTGGAGTCGGTCTCGCGGTCACCCATCTATTCGCACTTCGGAGAAAGCATCACCGGCGCTTCTACCATCCGCGCTTATGGAGTTACGAACAG ATTTATTGAAGAATCGGAGCGGGGAGTTGACCACAACCAGGCGTGCTACTACCCAAGCTGCATAGCCAACCGGTGGCTGGCAGTGCGGTTGGAGATGATGGGAAACCTCATCATCTTCTTCTCTGCCATATTCGCCGTTCTAAACCGAGACGACACCAACCCTGGAATGGTGGGCCTTTCGGTCAGCTACGCTCTGCAG ATAACACAAACATTAAACTGGCTGGTGAGAATGACGTCTGAAGTGGAGACCAATATTGTCGCCGTTGAAAGAATAAAGGAGTATGCTGAAACTGAACAA GAAGCGGCGTGGAATCTCCCCAACGGGCCGGGTTCTACGTGGCCCGAGACGGGCGCGCTGACGCTGCAGCAGCTGACACTCGGCTACCGCGCGGGCGAGCCGGCGCTGCGCGACATCACGTGCGCCGTGGCGCCGCGCGACAAGCTCGGCATCGTCGGCCGCACCGGCGCCGGCAAGTCCACGCTCACGCTCGGACTGTTCAG GATAGTGGAAGCGATGAAGGGCAAGATCGAGATCGACGGCATCGACATCGCGTCCATCGGGCTGCACCAGCTGCGCTCGCGCATCACCATCATCCCGCAGGACCCCGTGCTGTTCTCGGGCACGCTGCGCATGAACCTCGACCCCTTCGAGGCCTACTCCGACGACGATATCTGGCGCTCGCTTGAGCATGCTCACTTGAAGAACTTCGTTAAAG GTCTGACGGCGGGTCTCCGGCACGAGATCGCGGAGGGCGGCGAGAACCTGTCCGTCGGGCAGCGGCAGCTGGTGTGCCTGGCGCGCGCGCTGCTGCGCAAGACGCCGCTGCTCGTGCTCGACGAGGCCACCGCCGCCGTCGACCTCGAGACCGACGAGCTCATACAG AAAACGATCCGCTCTGAGTTCGCGTCATGCACGGTGCTCACCATCGCGCACCGGCTGAACACCATCATGGACTCCACCAAGGTCATGGTGCTGGACCGCGGCCAGCTCGTGGAGTACGCGCCGCCGCAGCAGCTGTTACAAGACAAGAACAGCATCTTCTACGGCATGGCCAAGGACGCCGGCCTCGTCAACTGA
- the LOC135072478 gene encoding multidrug resistance-associated protein 1 isoform X1: MSYNSSLDEFCGSTFWDSNRTWHTDNPEFTPCFHKTVLVWTPCLYLWVAAFLDIYYILNSKEKNIPWNPLNITKLIVTSILIVVKFVDLGVTVHNSSQKENVVSNADYYSPIIKILTFALSATLLYYNRKYGMRASGVLFFFWLLLIIAGLPQLRSEIILHSEKEDDENVQYNFVSYMVYYPLIVLMFILNCYADLPPKDTPYSYEKNQCPESASGFPSRLTFSWFDPLALTGFRRSLTEGDLWSLNPQDSSKEVVPKFDKFWHRSLKKREISTSNGAKATYSKTSASVNFKPEHEKKPASILPALCLAFGGQFFFGALLKLFNDTLMFLSPQLLRLLIGFVGSDEPLWKGYLYAVGLMACATVQTMLLAHYFTSMYLVGMRIRTALTSAIYRKSLRLSNAARKESTVGEIVNLMSVDAQRFVELTAYLNMIWSAPLQIALALYFLWGILGPSVLAGLAVMIILIPVNGLIANRVKTLQIKQMKYKDERVKLMNEVLNGIKVLKMYAWEPSFEEQILKIRNKEMYVLKQAAYLNSATSFIWSCAPFLVSLMSFGCFVLVNDTRALDAKTAFVALSLFNILRFPLSMLPNVISNVVQTAVGIKRLNKFMNGEELDDGAVEHDPNEPNPLVIENGHFSWGEQDAEPVLKKINLNVPRGSLVAVVGAVGSGKSSLLSALLGEMNKVSGRINTTGEIAYVPQQAWIQNATLQDNILFGKPLDEHKYNNVINVCALKTDFDVLPGGDQTEIGEKGINLSGGQKQRVSLARAVYFDADNYFLDDPLSAVDSHVGKHIFDKVIGPNGLLKNKTRVWVTHNVSYLAQTDMVLVLRDGEVSEAGTYQQLLEKKGAFAEFLLHHLSDAERTSPEELDEIKQHLETKLGSEFQSKLQRARSLSESNSESDQTAAGDRSGSQKRRTESITPNELKEKSKLIETEKTETGSVKWSVYKHYLTSVGVVASIVTVLMNLILQVFQVGSNYWLAEWSNDQDMMVDGVVDKSKRDLYLGVYGGLGIGQVVSVSVSSLALYLGTLEAARALHAALLGGVLRAPSIGFFDCTPVGRVLNRFSKDVDVLDNVLPMTLRGWTSCFFAVLGTLFVISFSTPIFLAVILPIGVVYYIIQRFYVATSRQLKRLESVSRSPIYSHFGESITGASTIRAYGVTNRFIEESERGVDHNQACYYPSCIANRWLAVRLEMMGNLIIFFSAIFAVLNRDDTNPGMVGLSVSYALQITQTLNWLVRMTSEVETNIVAVERIKEYAETEQEAAWNLPNGPGSTWPETGALTLQQLTLGYRAGEPALRDITCAVAPRDKLGIVGRTGAGKSTLTLGLFRIVEAMKGKIEIDGIDIASIGLHQLRSRITIIPQDPVLFSGTLRMNLDPFEAYSDDDIWRSLEHAHLKNFVKGLTAGLRHEIAEGGENLSVGQRQLVCLARALLRKTPLLVLDEATAAVDLETDELIQKTIRSEFASCTVLTIAHRLNTIMDSTKVMVLDRGQLVEYAPPQQLLQDKNSIFYGMAKDAGLVN; the protein is encoded by the exons ATGTCTTACAATTCCTCGCTTGACGAGTTCTGCGGATCTACTTTTTGG GACAGCAACAGAACTTGGCACACAGATAATCCAGAGTTCACACCATGTTTTCACAAGACAGTTCTTGTATGGACACCATGCTTATATCTCTGGGTGGCAGCTTTTCTAGACATCTACTACATATTAAATAGCAAAGAGAAGAACATCCCATGGAATCCACTGAATATAACAAAGTTAATCGTCACATCCATTTTAATAGTGGTAAAATTTGTTGATTTGGGTGTCACAGTCCATAATTCATCACAAAAGGAAAATGTAGTCTCAAATGCTGATTACTACAGCCccatcataaaaatattaaccttt GCCTTATCAGCAACATTATTATACTATAACAGAAAATATGGTATGAGAGCATCTGGAGTTCTATTTTTCTTCTGGTTGCTTCTGATCATCGCAGGGCTGCCCCAGCTAAGGTCCGAAATCATATTGCACAGCGAAAAAGAGGACGATGAAAACGTTCAGTATAACTTCGTTAGCTACATGGTGTACTATCCATTAATAGTGTTAATGTTTATACTGAACTGTTACGCCGACTTGCCTCCGAAGGACACGCCTTACTCGTACGAAAAG aaccAATGTCCGGAAAGCGCGTCCGGGTTCCCAAGTCGGCTCACGTTCAGTTGGTTCGACCCGCTGGCCCTTACAGGGTTCCGTAGGAGCTTGACCGAAGGTGACTTGTGGTCACTTAATCCTCAAGATTCATCTAAAGAAGTTGTTCCCAAATTCGACAAGTTCTGGCACAGATCACTCAAAAAACGAGAAAT cagtACCAGTAATGGCGCTAAAGCAACGTATAGTAAAACTTCTGCCAGTGTTAATTTCAAGCCTGAACACGAGAAGAAACCTGCATCCATCCTACCAGCTCTCTGTCTGGCCTTTGGAGGCCAGTTCTTCTTCGGTGCTCTGCTGAAGTTGTTCAACGACACTCTAATGTTCTTATCTCCACAGCTTCTGAG ACTTTTGATCGGATTCGTAGGGAGCGACGAGCCGCTATGGAAAGGTTATCTCTACGCAGTCGGTCTCATGGCCTGCGCGACAGTCCAAACAATGCTCTTAGCGCATTATTTCACGTCTATGTACCTTGTTGGTATGAGAATAAGGACTGCTCTAACAAGCGCCATCTACAGAAAATCCCTCCGACTCTCAAACGCTGCAAGGAAAGAGTCCACCGTCGGTGAAATTGTCAATCTCATGTCCGTGGATGCGCAAAG ATTTGTGGAACTAACGGCGTATTTAAATATGATATGGTCTGCCCCGCTTCAAATAGCGCTGGCCTTGTACTTCTTGTGGGGAATCCTCGGGCCTTCCGTGCTCGCGGGGCTGGCGGTCATGATCATCCTCATCCCGGTCAACGGGCTCATTGCGAACCGCGTCAAGACGCTGCAGATCAAACAAATGAAGTACAAAGATGAGAGGGTCAAACTTATGAACGAGGTGCTCAATGGAATTAAA GTACTTAAGATGTATGCTTGGGAACCAAGTTTTGAGGagcaaatacttaaaattagaaataaagaaatgtaTGTATTAAAGCAAGCGGCATACCTTAATTCGGCGACTTCATTTATATGGTCATGCGCGCCTTTCTTG GTGTCGCTGATGTCGTTCGGGTGTTTTGTCTTGGTAAACGATACAAGAGCCTTGGACGCAAAGACAGCTTTCGTAGCGTTGTCTCTTTTCAACATACTACGTTTCCCACTTTCCATGCTGCCTAATGTTATATCGAATGTCGTGCAA ACTGCAGTGGGCATTAAAAGGTTGAACAAATTCATGAACGGAGAGGAATTAGACGACGGAGCGGTAGAACACGACCCTAATGAAC CGAACCCCCTGGTGATAGAGAACGGCCACTTCTCGTGGGGCGAGCAAGACGCCGAGCCCGTGCTCAAGAAGATCAACCTGAACGTGCCCCGCGGCTCCCTCGTGGCCGTAGTCGGCGCCGTCGGCTCCGGCAAGAGTTCGTTGCTCTCCGCCCTCCTGGGCGAGATGAACAAGGTCTCCGGACGAATTAACACTACCG gtgAAATCGCTTACGTTCCTCAACAAGCGTGGATACAAAACGCCACTCTGCAAGACAACATCCTTTTCGGCAAACCGTTGGACGAGCACAAATACAACAACGTCATCAATGTGTGCGCTCTAAAGACCGACTTTGACGTATTACCTGGAGGTGACCAGACAGAAATTGGTGAAAAGG GTATCAATTTGTCGGGCGGGCAGAAACAGCGCGTGTCGCTGGCGCGGGCCGTGTACTTCGACGCGGACAATTACTTCCTGGACGACCCGCTCAGCGCCGTCGACTCGCACGTCGGCAAGCACATATTCGATAAG GTGATCGGCCCCAACGGACTGCTCAAGAACAAGACCCGCGTGTGGGTGACGCACAACGTGTCCTACCTGGCTCAGACGGACATGGTACTGGTGCTACGAGATGGCGAGGTTTCAGAGGCCGGCACGTACCAACAGCTGCTGGAGAAGAAAGGCGCCTTCGCGGAATTCCTGCTGCATCATCTGAGTGACGCGGAAAGAACGTCGCCCGAAG AATTGGACgaaataaaacaacatcttgAAACCAAACTCGGCTCCGAGTTCCAGAGTAAACTACAAAGGGCGAGATCGTTATCAGAAAGCAATTCAGAATCGGACCAAACAGCAGCTG GCGACCGCTCCGGCAGCCAGAAGCGGCGAACAGAAAGTATTACACCTAACGAACTCAAAGAGAAGTCGAAACTTATTGAAACAGAAAAAACTGAGACCGGCAGT GTAAAATGGAGCGTGTACAAACATTACCTGACGAGCGTGGGCGTGGTGGCGTCGATCGTGACGGTGCTGATGAACCTCATCCTGCAGGTCTTCCAGGTCGGCTCCAACTACTGGCTCGCGGAGTGGTCCAACGACCAGGATATG ATGGTCGACGGTGTGGTAGATAAATCGAAACGAGATCTCTATCTCGGAGTATACGGAGGGCTCGGCATAGGACAAG TGGTGTCGGTGTCGGTGTCGTCGCTGGCGCTGTACCTGGGCACGCTGgaagcggcgcgcgcgctgcaCGCGGCGCTGCTGGGCGGCGTGCTGCGCGCGCCTTCCATCGGCTTCTTCGACTGCACGCCCGTGGGCCGCGTGCTCAACCGCTTCAGCAAGGACGTCGACGTGCTCGACAATGTGCTCCCGATGACGCTCAGGGGGTGGACCTCGTGCTTCTTCGCG GTCCTCGGGACGTTGTTCGTGATCAGTTTCTCGACGCCCATTTTCCTGGCGGTGATCCTGCCGATCGGGGTGGTGTACTACATCATCCAGCGGTTCTACGTGGCCACCTCGCGGCAGCTCAAGCGTTTGGAGTCGGTCTCGCGGTCACCCATCTATTCGCACTTCGGAGAAAGCATCACCGGCGCTTCTACCATCCGCGCTTATGGAGTTACGAACAG ATTTATTGAAGAATCGGAGCGGGGAGTTGACCACAACCAGGCGTGCTACTACCCAAGCTGCATAGCCAACCGGTGGCTGGCAGTGCGGTTGGAGATGATGGGAAACCTCATCATCTTCTTCTCTGCCATATTCGCCGTTCTAAACCGAGACGACACCAACCCTGGAATGGTGGGCCTTTCGGTCAGCTACGCTCTGCAG ATAACACAAACATTAAACTGGCTGGTGAGAATGACGTCTGAAGTGGAGACCAATATTGTCGCCGTTGAAAGAATAAAGGAGTATGCTGAAACTGAACAA GAAGCGGCGTGGAATCTCCCCAACGGGCCGGGTTCTACGTGGCCCGAGACGGGCGCGCTGACGCTGCAGCAGCTGACACTCGGCTACCGCGCGGGCGAGCCGGCGCTGCGCGACATCACGTGCGCCGTGGCGCCGCGCGACAAGCTCGGCATCGTCGGCCGCACCGGCGCCGGCAAGTCCACGCTCACGCTCGGACTGTTCAG GATAGTGGAAGCGATGAAGGGCAAGATCGAGATCGACGGCATCGACATCGCGTCCATCGGGCTGCACCAGCTGCGCTCGCGCATCACCATCATCCCGCAGGACCCCGTGCTGTTCTCGGGCACGCTGCGCATGAACCTCGACCCCTTCGAGGCCTACTCCGACGACGATATCTGGCGCTCGCTTGAGCATGCTCACTTGAAGAACTTCGTTAAAG GTCTGACGGCGGGTCTCCGGCACGAGATCGCGGAGGGCGGCGAGAACCTGTCCGTCGGGCAGCGGCAGCTGGTGTGCCTGGCGCGCGCGCTGCTGCGCAAGACGCCGCTGCTCGTGCTCGACGAGGCCACCGCCGCCGTCGACCTCGAGACCGACGAGCTCATACAG AAAACGATCCGCTCTGAGTTCGCGTCATGCACGGTGCTCACCATCGCGCACCGGCTGAACACCATCATGGACTCCACCAAGGTCATGGTGCTGGACCGCGGCCAGCTCGTGGAGTACGCGCCGCCGCAGCAGCTGTTACAAGACAAGAACAGCATCTTCTACGGCATGGCCAAGGACGCCGGCCTCGTCAACTGA